A genomic region of Pseudoalteromonas piscicida contains the following coding sequences:
- a CDS encoding DUF5916 domain-containing protein: MNKSNKFWLGLSYPMMAGAVLAEPIVVDGKLNEAQWGSATHFEQFVQVVPVTLASANDKITAKAFATADGVYIGIKNFQNKAERKRQFNIHDRFMQADFNRVVVDFSGDGSSAYQFSVTLGGGSQDGVVTPSLNVDYDWDGDWHYANHIDDTYWTTELLIPWHTVSFQPGDEQGLTKIGVSVQLYELKSNFIYANHEDTTANSDFFLTMPKIAAQIPAHSQLAFVPYFAHQAQFAPVGTSPSERQHQSDVGFDLFYKPSHHQKVSLAVNPDFGQVDIDDVDVNYSAVETLRTDKRPFFTQDISLFEVAALESTKLIHTRRIGASSDDGTRAITPIDAALRFVHKGKSVQFGTFAVSESDFSDDIGKQFFAARANYRTQDWQAGVLATKTDRPFLERDAMSYALDGQYRSDTWSFKGALLQTEVETQKQSVTGQGVSLDAEYQHSLQTKFAARYFAVDDEFDNHDLGYMKRNDWRVSELYGEYSMHPKDSWFTRLKQSLTLRHEQNNAGTGLAARQAYLAQFLLANGGQLNLGLDYYTSGKQDNLGRGTEVFEMPSRVESRVFYQSPYVGDFSWAASVELDQEGISGSAQQYAVDLTWMPHYNWNLKLSNFFRSGDGWLMANGQNRLSEYDRDEFSNKFEFNGRITDNLELSGSLQWTILEAQSKTIYQITNGELHEIHGDTSFDDRRLASQIKLRYRMGAYSDIFLVYQRGGANFSTLEKSQVGRRDWFGSVADLWQQPVQDLVTFKVRYLF, encoded by the coding sequence ATGAATAAAAGCAATAAATTTTGGCTCGGTTTAAGTTATCCCATGATGGCAGGCGCAGTACTTGCGGAACCTATCGTGGTTGATGGTAAGTTGAATGAAGCGCAGTGGGGTTCTGCTACGCACTTTGAACAATTTGTTCAGGTTGTGCCTGTAACTTTGGCCTCTGCCAATGACAAAATTACCGCCAAAGCCTTTGCAACCGCTGACGGCGTTTATATTGGTATTAAAAACTTCCAGAATAAAGCCGAGCGCAAGCGACAATTCAATATCCATGACCGCTTTATGCAAGCTGACTTCAATCGGGTCGTTGTGGACTTTTCAGGGGATGGTAGTAGTGCATATCAATTTTCGGTGACATTAGGTGGCGGCTCGCAAGATGGTGTTGTAACCCCAAGCTTAAACGTGGATTACGATTGGGATGGGGACTGGCACTATGCCAATCACATTGACGATACGTATTGGACCACGGAATTATTGATCCCTTGGCATACTGTGTCGTTTCAGCCAGGAGATGAGCAGGGGCTTACAAAGATTGGGGTTTCGGTACAGTTGTATGAACTTAAAAGTAATTTTATCTATGCAAACCATGAGGATACAACAGCAAATAGCGATTTCTTCCTGACTATGCCAAAGATTGCAGCACAGATCCCCGCACATTCTCAATTGGCATTTGTGCCTTACTTTGCGCATCAGGCTCAATTTGCACCTGTAGGCACTTCGCCTTCAGAGCGCCAGCACCAGTCCGATGTTGGCTTTGATTTGTTCTACAAGCCTTCTCATCATCAGAAGGTGAGTCTTGCAGTGAATCCTGACTTTGGTCAGGTGGATATCGATGATGTTGACGTGAATTATTCAGCCGTAGAAACGTTGCGCACCGATAAACGTCCATTTTTCACCCAAGATATCAGCCTTTTTGAAGTTGCTGCACTTGAGAGCACTAAGCTTATTCATACTCGTCGTATAGGGGCATCAAGTGATGATGGTACACGCGCAATCACCCCCATAGATGCGGCGCTACGATTTGTACATAAAGGAAAGTCGGTACAATTTGGTACTTTTGCTGTGTCTGAGTCGGACTTTTCGGACGATATTGGTAAGCAGTTTTTTGCAGCAAGAGCTAATTATCGCACGCAAGATTGGCAGGCCGGTGTACTTGCGACTAAAACAGACAGGCCGTTTCTTGAGCGCGATGCCATGAGTTATGCCCTTGATGGACAATATCGTAGTGATACTTGGTCTTTCAAAGGCGCGCTATTACAAACTGAGGTAGAAACACAAAAGCAAAGTGTTACAGGTCAAGGTGTATCGCTAGACGCGGAGTATCAACATTCGTTACAGACGAAGTTCGCTGCGCGCTACTTTGCTGTGGATGACGAATTTGATAACCATGATCTCGGCTATATGAAACGCAATGACTGGCGGGTGAGCGAGCTTTATGGTGAATACTCGATGCACCCAAAAGACAGCTGGTTTACCAGATTAAAGCAGTCACTCACTCTGAGGCATGAGCAAAATAATGCTGGAACAGGTTTAGCAGCCAGACAAGCATATTTAGCGCAGTTTTTGTTGGCAAATGGTGGTCAGCTCAACCTCGGGCTAGATTATTACACCAGTGGTAAACAAGACAACTTAGGGCGAGGCACTGAGGTGTTTGAGATGCCAAGCCGTGTGGAGTCTCGAGTATTTTATCAAAGCCCTTATGTGGGAGATTTTTCTTGGGCAGCAAGTGTTGAGCTTGACCAAGAAGGAATATCAGGCTCAGCACAGCAATACGCCGTGGATTTGACTTGGATGCCACACTACAACTGGAACCTTAAGTTGAGTAATTTCTTTAGAAGCGGTGATGGCTGGTTGATGGCAAACGGGCAAAACCGCTTGAGTGAATACGACAGAGATGAGTTTTCCAATAAGTTTGAATTTAATGGCCGGATCACCGACAACCTTGAACTCAGTGGTTCGCTACAGTGGACGATACTTGAAGCACAAAGTAAGACGATTTATCAAATTACCAACGGAGAGCTTCACGAAATTCATGGTGACACCAGTTTTGACGACAGGCGCTTAGCAAGCCAGATAAAACTGCGTTATCGCATGGGTGCATATTCAGATATTTTTTTAGTGTATCAACGCGGAGGTGCAAACTTTTCGACACTTGAAAAGTCGCAAGTCGGGCGCAGAGACTGGTTTGGTAGTGTCGCTGATTTATGGCAGCAACCAGTGCAAGACTTAGTGACGTTTAAGGTGCGATATTTATTTTAA
- a CDS encoding ABC transporter ATP-binding protein encodes MITIKSLSKSFSKEVLFDNYSQQFDHNRICLAAPNGVGKTTLLSMIAGLDDAFKGDILLQGKKIDKRQTLVALASDNIPFPAFLRAKELLTLTSTAWQCDFPSQLINDFQFESFLMTRYADLSSGNKKKLQLINALMRNTPYLLLDEPTAALDAAGCEYIVELAQNYAGMVLMTSHEPEPFLQVGFRSVPLAPKQGS; translated from the coding sequence ATGATAACGATAAAATCTTTAAGTAAAAGTTTCTCCAAAGAGGTACTGTTTGACAACTATTCACAACAGTTTGATCATAATAGAATTTGTTTAGCGGCGCCGAATGGCGTAGGGAAAACCACCTTACTGAGTATGATTGCTGGGCTTGATGATGCGTTCAAAGGCGACATTCTTTTACAAGGCAAAAAAATCGATAAACGCCAAACACTTGTTGCACTTGCGTCAGACAATATTCCATTTCCTGCTTTTTTGCGTGCAAAAGAGTTATTAACTCTCACATCAACCGCATGGCAATGTGATTTTCCTTCGCAGCTTATAAACGACTTTCAGTTTGAATCCTTTTTAATGACGCGCTACGCGGATCTCTCCTCTGGTAACAAAAAGAAGCTTCAGCTTATTAATGCTTTGATGCGTAATACCCCTTATTTATTGCTCGATGAACCTACAGCGGCTTTGGACGCGGCAGGCTGCGAGTATATCGTTGAGCTTGCGCAAAACTACGCTGGCATGGTGCTGATGACAAGTCATGAGCCTGAACCTTTTTTACAAGTTGGATTTCGCTCTGTTCCCTTAGCACCAAAGCAGGGTAGTTAA
- a CDS encoding HAL/PAL/TAL family ammonia-lyase — protein MNQYNTEKEAIQVEKKLGSIVFISQDQSLSLESVQDYAAQPLSKVKLDELALKARIEQNRQYLDNKLANQEDIYGVTTGFGNSASNRISTSLSEELQQNLIAYHGCGVGDYLSESDCAATLLIRMNCNAKGFSGVSWELLAQMETFLNNRIIPAIPSMGSVGASGDLTPLSYVGAALGGKRKVYYQGQLRDTAEVLEELNIAPYKLKPKEGLAIMNGTSVMSAIATNALKDIRRGIDLSCKLIALYVELIEGRASPFHKRVHELKPHRGQQICAEKILERLTNVDQRLGRRNRTDDNIEFGKQETFRLQDSYSIRCSPQVLGPLIDAEMWASQILTTEINSVNDNPLFDDENDLILNAGHFYGGHVAAVCDTLKPLVANMGALLERELGILVDDRLNGGISNNLVAREDLGDKAWVHHGFKAMQITSSSLVAEALKNAGPMSVFSRTTEALNQDIVSMGTIAARDLRRIADLIKPVIAIQAMAIRQAFYVDGKDAKAEKLNALSREFFDEISSNFQPVIEDRPMDVEINNMVNALFNEQ, from the coding sequence ATGAACCAGTACAACACAGAAAAGGAAGCAATTCAGGTCGAGAAAAAGCTCGGTAGTATTGTTTTCATCTCGCAAGATCAATCACTTTCTCTGGAGTCAGTGCAAGATTACGCAGCTCAGCCCTTATCCAAAGTAAAATTGGACGAGTTGGCATTAAAAGCTAGAATCGAGCAAAACCGTCAATACCTGGACAATAAATTAGCAAATCAAGAAGATATATACGGCGTGACGACTGGTTTTGGTAACTCAGCAAGTAACCGTATTTCGACTTCTCTCTCTGAAGAATTACAACAAAACCTCATTGCTTATCATGGCTGTGGTGTTGGTGATTACCTTTCAGAGTCTGATTGTGCCGCGACTTTATTGATCCGCATGAACTGTAATGCCAAAGGCTTTTCAGGCGTTAGTTGGGAATTGCTGGCGCAGATGGAAACCTTCCTAAACAACCGCATCATCCCAGCTATCCCTTCTATGGGTTCTGTGGGTGCGAGTGGCGACTTAACACCACTTTCTTATGTCGGTGCCGCACTTGGTGGTAAGCGTAAAGTGTACTATCAAGGACAACTGCGTGACACCGCTGAAGTATTAGAAGAGCTAAACATTGCGCCATACAAGCTAAAGCCGAAAGAAGGTTTAGCTATCATGAATGGTACTTCGGTTATGTCTGCTATCGCCACGAATGCGCTAAAAGACATCCGCCGCGGCATTGATTTAAGCTGTAAACTGATCGCGCTTTATGTCGAACTTATCGAAGGTCGTGCATCGCCATTCCATAAACGCGTACACGAACTTAAACCACACCGCGGACAGCAGATCTGCGCAGAAAAAATTCTAGAACGCTTAACTAACGTCGATCAGCGTTTAGGTCGCAGAAACCGCACCGATGACAACATTGAGTTTGGCAAGCAAGAAACATTCAGGTTACAAGATAGCTATTCAATTCGCTGCTCTCCGCAGGTGTTAGGTCCATTAATTGATGCTGAGATGTGGGCATCACAGATCCTAACGACTGAAATCAACTCAGTGAACGATAACCCACTATTTGATGATGAGAACGACCTTATCCTTAACGCGGGTCACTTCTACGGTGGTCACGTTGCAGCGGTGTGCGATACCCTCAAGCCACTTGTTGCAAACATGGGCGCGTTACTAGAGCGTGAATTAGGCATTTTGGTTGATGACCGCCTTAACGGTGGAATTTCTAACAACTTGGTTGCGCGTGAAGATCTTGGCGACAAAGCTTGGGTACACCACGGTTTCAAAGCAATGCAAATTACCTCTTCTTCTCTTGTTGCAGAAGCACTTAAAAATGCAGGCCCTATGTCAGTATTTTCACGCACAACAGAAGCACTTAACCAAGACATCGTCAGCATGGGCACTATCGCCGCACGTGACCTTCGTCGTATTGCAGATCTCATTAAGCCAGTTATTGCTATTCAGGCAATGGCGATCCGCCAGGCATTTTATGTTGACGGGAAAGATGCGAAAGCAGAGAAACTCAACGCACTTTCTCGCGAGTTTTTCGACGAAATTAGCAGCAACTTCCAACCAGTCATTGAAGATAGGCCGATGGATGTCGAAA
- a CDS encoding DUF6136 family protein, translating into MLYYYRYRKASLSLSLQSIGQQLQQFGLMIAALFQVYLLGFIAILFMGIGKIVESDNPIAQVQIAWGLLAAQSFILFVFRDAVLDKAHRSYHHTILHRAIHQKVADGLSVLVVHPLLLMTLILCYSIGIEKITQAWQLLVFAVTQFFIALCFIYRPLGTSIGLLITAIISFAVIEITWYLVAVNLIALGCAVLLPRKVTLSIMVKGLTTFWLSFAYNHYFVLLWRIVMSVLVIWFGAILSAERPDLMANYVPGLVTLNLLWWSSLAIDLKPEVYDRTAYWLSIDKLQSAKQSIWIIVLTAAVCFSVPVYMLLGLSVVSLLPYVFLPLLVLSALKSPQHLAMTWLSTLVLSYTAYVLL; encoded by the coding sequence ATGCTTTATTACTATCGTTACAGAAAAGCATCACTTTCCTTATCGCTGCAATCGATAGGCCAGCAACTTCAGCAATTTGGCTTGATGATAGCTGCATTGTTTCAAGTTTATCTGCTAGGTTTTATCGCAATACTATTTATGGGTATAGGTAAAATTGTAGAAAGTGATAACCCCATTGCACAGGTACAAATTGCATGGGGATTACTTGCGGCGCAAAGCTTTATTTTATTTGTGTTTAGAGATGCGGTTTTGGACAAAGCGCACAGAAGTTACCACCACACAATCCTCCATCGTGCCATCCATCAAAAAGTGGCAGATGGGTTGTCCGTGCTTGTTGTTCATCCCTTATTATTGATGACTCTAATTCTCTGCTATTCGATTGGAATTGAGAAAATCACACAAGCGTGGCAATTACTGGTTTTTGCGGTGACGCAATTCTTCATTGCCCTTTGTTTTATTTATCGACCCTTGGGGACCAGTATTGGGTTATTGATAACAGCTATTATCAGTTTTGCTGTTATCGAAATTACTTGGTATTTGGTTGCTGTAAATCTAATAGCACTTGGCTGTGCAGTTTTGCTACCGCGTAAAGTGACGCTATCGATAATGGTTAAAGGATTGACGACATTTTGGCTGAGCTTTGCTTACAACCACTATTTTGTGTTGCTTTGGCGCATTGTGATGAGTGTATTGGTGATATGGTTTGGCGCGATCTTAAGCGCAGAGCGCCCCGATCTGATGGCAAATTACGTTCCAGGTCTGGTGACGTTAAATCTATTATGGTGGTCGAGCCTTGCCATTGATCTCAAACCTGAAGTCTACGACCGTACTGCATATTGGTTGAGTATAGATAAGCTGCAATCGGCAAAGCAGAGTATTTGGATTATTGTGCTGACGGCCGCCGTCTGTTTTTCAGTGCCTGTCTATATGTTATTGGGACTGAGTGTAGTGAGTCTATTACCCTATGTCTTTCTACCACTTTTAGTGTTAAGTGCATTAAAAAGTCCACAGCATTTAGCTATGACTTGGCTCAGTACCTTAGTGCTGAGCTATACCGCGTATGTGCTGTTGTAA
- the fadE gene encoding acyl-CoA dehydrogenase FadE, with product MTLIFVLALLVLLSAASYHRASWNTALGIAAVTMLVGTFAGAFGIISWLIFLAIVIPLSVTNLRQQYIVAPAFKAFKKVTPTMSETEKSAIDAGTTWWEADLFCGNPNWDKLHQFPKPRLSVEEQAFLDGPVEEVCAMLNDWEATHELTDLPQDVWQYLKDNKFFAMIIKKQYGGLEFSAYAQSCVLQKLTSKSTLLSSIVGVPNSLGPGELLQHYGTDEQKEHYLPRLAVGDEIPCFALTSPEAGSDASSIPDFGVVCKGEWEGEEVLGISLTWNKRYITLAPVATVLGLAFKMRDPDGLLGDKEELGITCALIPTNTPGVKIGRRHFPLNVPFQNGPTQGENVFVPLDFIIGGAKMAGQGWRMLVECLSVGRVITLPSNSAGGIKSLAVASGAYSRIRRQFKLPIGKMEGIEEALAKLGGYAYSSDAAVTMSTGAVDLGEKPSVVSAILKYHLTEQMRASTIHAMDIHGGKGICLGPNNYVGRGYQGAPIAITVEGANILTRNMIIYGQGAIRCHPFVLAELEACSIKDKQEALDSFDKSLMGHIGFTMSNLVRTKWLALTGARFTKVPFNDETAVYYRNAARYSASLALMSDICMAVFGGSLKRKERISARLGDLLSYLYLVSATLKRYNDEGRRKEDLPFVQWSCQEHLYLCQRALADLINNIPSAALRGLLKVVLFPFGRPVRKPTDKMEHKLAQLLQVPSETRDRLATHIYLKDEPLCLLGKQEQTLKDILAVEPLFEKVCRGTGKKLPFMQLDKVAAMGLEAGVLSEDEAAKLTAVEAKRLAVINVDDFDPEELLAGKARTKESNKADAA from the coding sequence ATGACACTTATATTTGTTCTCGCGTTGTTAGTCTTGCTCAGCGCAGCAAGCTATCATCGCGCAAGCTGGAATACTGCTCTAGGTATTGCAGCAGTTACAATGCTAGTTGGCACCTTTGCTGGTGCATTTGGCATTATATCTTGGTTAATTTTCTTAGCGATTGTTATTCCGCTTTCAGTAACGAACCTGCGTCAGCAGTACATCGTGGCTCCGGCATTTAAAGCGTTCAAAAAAGTTACGCCGACAATGTCAGAAACCGAAAAGTCAGCGATTGATGCTGGTACTACTTGGTGGGAAGCCGATCTATTTTGTGGTAACCCAAACTGGGATAAGCTTCATCAGTTTCCAAAGCCGCGTTTGAGCGTTGAAGAACAAGCGTTTTTGGATGGTCCGGTGGAAGAAGTGTGTGCCATGCTTAACGATTGGGAAGCAACACACGAGCTGACTGACTTACCGCAAGACGTGTGGCAATACTTAAAAGACAACAAGTTCTTTGCGATGATCATCAAAAAGCAATACGGTGGTCTTGAGTTTTCAGCTTACGCGCAATCTTGTGTACTACAAAAGCTTACCAGTAAATCAACTTTACTTTCGTCTATCGTGGGCGTACCTAACTCGTTAGGCCCAGGTGAACTACTTCAGCACTACGGTACTGACGAGCAAAAAGAGCACTACTTACCTCGCCTTGCTGTGGGTGATGAAATCCCTTGTTTTGCATTAACGTCACCGGAAGCGGGCTCTGATGCTTCATCGATCCCTGACTTTGGTGTGGTATGTAAAGGCGAATGGGAAGGTGAAGAAGTATTAGGTATTAGCCTAACGTGGAACAAACGTTATATTACTTTAGCACCTGTTGCGACTGTACTTGGTCTGGCGTTTAAGATGCGCGACCCGGACGGCCTATTAGGTGATAAAGAAGAGCTAGGTATTACTTGTGCGCTTATTCCTACAAACACGCCTGGCGTAAAAATTGGCCGCCGTCACTTCCCACTGAATGTGCCATTCCAAAATGGTCCTACCCAAGGCGAAAACGTGTTTGTACCACTCGATTTCATTATCGGTGGCGCAAAAATGGCAGGACAAGGCTGGCGCATGCTAGTTGAGTGTTTGTCGGTTGGTCGTGTTATTACGCTACCTTCAAACTCTGCCGGTGGTATTAAATCCCTTGCAGTTGCAAGTGGCGCATACAGTCGCATTCGTCGCCAGTTCAAACTCCCTATCGGTAAGATGGAAGGGATTGAAGAGGCACTAGCGAAACTTGGTGGCTATGCGTATAGCTCCGATGCTGCGGTGACTATGTCAACTGGCGCGGTAGATTTAGGTGAAAAGCCTTCGGTTGTTTCTGCCATTTTGAAGTACCACTTAACCGAACAAATGCGTGCTTCAACCATCCATGCCATGGATATTCATGGTGGTAAAGGGATTTGTCTAGGTCCAAACAACTATGTTGGCCGTGGTTACCAAGGTGCACCAATTGCAATTACGGTAGAAGGTGCAAACATCCTAACCCGTAACATGATCATCTACGGTCAAGGCGCTATTCGTTGCCATCCTTTTGTACTGGCTGAACTTGAGGCTTGTTCTATCAAAGATAAACAAGAAGCGCTTGATAGCTTCGATAAATCCTTGATGGGTCACATCGGTTTCACTATGTCGAACTTGGTAAGAACTAAGTGGTTAGCGCTAACCGGTGCACGTTTCACCAAAGTACCATTTAACGATGAAACTGCGGTTTATTATCGTAACGCTGCTCGTTACAGTGCATCATTGGCATTAATGTCTGATATTTGTATGGCTGTATTTGGTGGTTCACTTAAGCGTAAAGAGCGTATTTCTGCACGTTTAGGCGACTTATTAAGCTACCTTTATCTGGTTTCTGCAACGCTTAAGCGCTATAACGATGAAGGTCGCCGTAAAGAAGACTTACCGTTTGTTCAATGGTCTTGTCAGGAGCACCTGTACCTTTGTCAACGTGCCCTTGCTGACTTAATCAACAACATACCTTCTGCTGCATTACGTGGCCTGTTGAAAGTGGTCCTGTTCCCATTTGGTCGTCCGGTTCGTAAACCAACCGACAAAATGGAGCACAAACTTGCTCAGTTACTTCAAGTACCTAGCGAAACGCGTGACCGCCTTGCAACACATATCTACTTAAAAGATGAGCCGCTGTGCTTGCTTGGTAAGCAAGAGCAAACGCTAAAAGACATTCTTGCCGTAGAGCCGTTATTTGAAAAGGTATGCCGTGGTACTGGTAAAAAGTTACCGTTTATGCAACTTGATAAAGTGGCAGCAATGGGACTTGAAGCAGGTGTACTGAGCGAAGACGAAGCAGCTAAATTGACTGCCGTTGAAGCAAAACGTCTTGCCGTTATCAACGTTGATGACTTTGACCCTGAAGAGTTACTTGCTGGCAAAGCAAGAACCAAGGAATCAAATAAAGCAGACGCAGCGTAA
- a CDS encoding DUF6419 family natural product biosynthesis protein, with amino-acid sequence MQQSIFYLVTILAFTAMLSAFHLFPEAVIFNVFSSLFAALLGYRAYTRWALLLCCINVLAMTFCPLLDSGGWLSLKGAVVFVCCVMFFAIAFGCNKTVTQNKRFYY; translated from the coding sequence ATGCAGCAGAGTATTTTTTATCTAGTCACTATTTTGGCCTTCACGGCTATGTTGTCGGCCTTTCACCTCTTTCCTGAAGCGGTAATTTTTAATGTTTTTAGCAGCTTGTTTGCCGCATTACTTGGCTACCGTGCTTATACCCGTTGGGCTTTATTATTGTGTTGTATTAACGTGTTGGCCATGACGTTTTGTCCTTTACTTGATTCAGGAGGTTGGTTAAGTCTTAAGGGAGCGGTCGTTTTTGTATGCTGTGTGATGTTTTTTGCAATAGCCTTTGGTTGCAATAAAACGGTGACACAAAATAAAAGGTTTTATTATTAG
- a CDS encoding winged helix-turn-helix domain-containing protein, with amino-acid sequence MICFGHWQFDLQQDCLTHRQSQETVKLEPQMARLLALFIEHHNEVLEKYWLTEQLWQHAVVEPNSLYQLLTKLRKVLGDDPKNPIYIKTIPKRGYRFIAPLERHEIAPRHTAKPVNVIAKSRIFSLSAVAMAVLCFGAIAFFNQAPIEKTPSRYETSSLSHELGLEFDVDAHQSKDLIAYVKDFTHLIIANKQGYQLNEHRFDSRISFPSWSPDSDKLAFWQYQGSGCQLHVMTAAGQFFHSSQILPCQVGTKPVWKNDKELILTFGQYNAKAAHLYRLESHQMVKLPLALAANERLKMALRAWQDKTFYLIQDKQRLARLQTLDGTVHLQWSAPVTSVAFDVYHQAVIASQYGSLSRHFRDGDSQTIKETEIGLYTSFSSDNRGDIFAALESFQVNIKDRDDLPLFSSSSIDYLPLTNSLGETAFMSRRSGVCEVYLYRDDKISQLSFHQGHEYVGFLVWSPELSYLASNRDNDLVIYDRKRPLTQFNSQLSQPIKSMGWIDEQTLWAYDGETLNQYSLSGALISSHDSTADFVFYHPERQTWFVLQQNLLLEYETLFESDSEALNKYTLSQKQTNQFSNLRIRGNDIYWQSAWSKEDYIWQLTLMPEQNPTLKKVGHLIWHYDIDALGDLLIAKMESVEGDIKKLTRLSEAAN; translated from the coding sequence ATGATTTGTTTTGGACATTGGCAGTTTGATCTCCAGCAAGATTGCCTAACACATAGGCAAAGCCAAGAAACCGTAAAACTTGAGCCACAAATGGCAAGGTTACTCGCGCTTTTTATTGAGCATCATAACGAAGTGCTAGAGAAATATTGGCTTACCGAACAGCTGTGGCAACATGCGGTTGTCGAACCTAATAGTCTTTATCAGCTTCTGACTAAACTGCGAAAAGTGCTCGGGGACGACCCTAAAAACCCGATTTACATCAAAACCATCCCAAAGCGGGGCTATCGCTTTATCGCACCACTAGAAAGACATGAAATAGCGCCTCGTCATACGGCAAAACCAGTCAACGTAATCGCCAAGTCCCGTATTTTTTCACTCAGTGCCGTCGCAATGGCAGTGTTATGCTTTGGAGCAATCGCCTTTTTTAATCAAGCACCAATAGAAAAAACACCATCACGCTACGAAACCTCGAGCCTCAGTCATGAGCTTGGCCTTGAATTTGACGTTGATGCCCACCAAAGCAAAGATCTCATCGCCTATGTAAAAGATTTTACCCACCTTATTATTGCCAACAAACAAGGCTATCAATTAAATGAACACCGCTTTGATTCGCGGATCAGCTTTCCAAGTTGGAGTCCCGACTCAGATAAGCTGGCATTCTGGCAATATCAAGGTAGTGGCTGCCAACTTCATGTTATGACTGCCGCAGGGCAATTTTTTCATAGCTCGCAAATTCTTCCGTGCCAAGTTGGTACTAAACCCGTTTGGAAAAATGACAAAGAGCTCATCCTAACGTTCGGCCAATATAATGCCAAAGCAGCACACCTTTACCGGCTTGAGTCCCATCAAATGGTTAAGCTGCCACTTGCTTTGGCAGCCAACGAGCGGTTAAAAATGGCCCTTCGAGCGTGGCAAGACAAAACCTTTTATTTGATTCAAGATAAACAGCGGTTAGCAAGGCTACAAACGCTTGATGGCACGGTACATCTGCAGTGGTCAGCTCCAGTCACTTCGGTTGCGTTTGATGTTTATCATCAAGCCGTGATTGCGAGTCAATATGGCAGCCTATCACGACACTTTAGAGACGGTGACAGTCAAACCATCAAAGAAACGGAAATTGGCTTATACACAAGCTTCTCAAGCGATAATCGCGGCGATATATTCGCGGCATTGGAAAGTTTTCAAGTTAATATCAAAGACCGAGACGATCTCCCCTTGTTTTCAAGCTCAAGCATCGATTATTTACCACTGACCAACAGCTTGGGAGAAACGGCATTTATGTCGAGGCGCAGCGGCGTATGCGAGGTGTATCTATATCGCGATGATAAAATCAGTCAGCTTTCCTTTCATCAGGGGCATGAGTACGTTGGTTTTTTAGTATGGAGTCCAGAGCTGAGCTATTTGGCCTCAAACCGTGATAACGATTTAGTGATATACGACCGAAAACGCCCACTCACCCAGTTCAATTCACAGCTGAGTCAGCCTATCAAAAGCATGGGCTGGATAGATGAGCAAACACTATGGGCTTATGACGGTGAGACATTAAACCAATACAGCTTGTCTGGGGCGCTTATCAGCAGCCATGACAGTACAGCTGACTTTGTCTTTTATCACCCTGAAAGACAAACTTGGTTTGTGCTACAACAAAACCTATTGCTGGAGTACGAGACGCTCTTCGAAAGCGACTCAGAAGCGTTAAATAAATATACGCTAAGTCAAAAGCAAACCAATCAATTTAGTAACTTAAGAATTCGCGGCAATGACATCTATTGGCAATCCGCTTGGTCAAAAGAGGACTACATTTGGCAACTCACGTTGATGCCAGAGCAAAACCCTACGCTTAAAAAAGTCGGCCACTTGATTTGGCACTACGATATCGACGCGCTTGGGGATCTACTCATAGCAAAAATGGAAAGTGTAGAAGGCGATATCAAGAAACTGACTCGCTTATCTGAAGCTGCTAACTAA